atggatttcaccccattcccatggatttcaCCCCTATTCCCATGGATTTCACCCCTATTCCCATGgatttcagccccattcccatggatttcagccccattcccatggatttcaccccattcccatggacttcagccccattcccatggatttcaccccattcccatggatttcaCCCCTATTCCCATGGATTTCACCCCTATTCCCAAGgatttcagccccattcccatggatttcagccccattcccatggatttcaccccattcccatggacTTCAGCCAGTTTTCCACGTTTCCCAacccttttcccatttccctcttCCCCGCCCCTTTCCCAACCCTTTCCCCATATTCCCCACCCCCTTTTCCAACCCCTTcccatccccaaattcccctcttttttttttccccccccccaggaggGGTTCCATCCTCACCTATAAACCAGGATCTCATCCCCGGAGCTGTTGTACTGGATCTGGTACATCCGGAGcccttccagctgctcctgcggCGGCCACCGGATCAGCGCCGACGTCGCCGTCACCTCGGCCACCACCACCCCGCCCCGGTCCCCTTTCTCCAGCTTGGAATCGTTGGAAAAGCTGGATTTGGCGGAAATCAGGATATCCGACGGCTCCGGCCCCGCCGTCCCTTTCTTgccgccctcctcctcctcgcacTCGGTGCCGTTGGCGTCCGGCGTCACCCGGAATTCCACCGGCGCCGTCGACTCCCCGGCGGCGTTGGAGGCGATGCAGGTGAACGTGCCCTGGTCCCCCGGCGCCGCTTCCAAGATGTCCAAGGTGCCGTTCTCGTAGGAGACCGTCCGCGACGTGTTGGCCACCAGCTTCCCGTCGGGAGCGATCCACCGCACGTAGGGATCGGGGTCGCCCACGGCTTTGCACTTCAGCGACGCGCTCTGGCCGGCGGCCGCCACCAGTTTGGGCGTCCTGTGGGTGATCATGGGCGGCTCGCAGACGAATTCCTCCTCCCGGATGCTCCAGAAGTATTTTCCCATCAGTTCCGGCGGCGAGGCGCACGTCTCCAGGTCATCCTCCCGCGTCAGGCGCCGCAGCCAGACCAGCTCGCAGTTGCAGTGCAGAGGGTTCCCGCCGAAGCTCAGCACCAGCGAGCTCAGCGGGGAACCTTTGGATTTGGCGTAGACGGGGATGCGGGAGAAGAGCGGATCCGGCGGGATCTTCTTGAGCTTGTTGGAGGTCATGTCCAACCGCGCCAGCTTGTGCAGGTTGGAGAAAATCCCCTCGGGAACGAACTCGATGAGGTTGTGATCCAAACTCACCGTGTTGACGTTGGACAGCTTGGCCACCGTCGCCCACGGCACGTCCACCAGGTTGTTGTAGGACAAATCCAGATCCTCGATGGTCTCCAGGAAATCATCCAAAGATCTGGGCGAGATGAAGCTCAGCTGGTTGTTGCTCAGAATTAAGTGCCGGAGGTTAACCAACCCCTTGAAGTGCTCCTCGCCGATGGACGTCAGGCGGTTGCTGTCCAGGTGGAGGGCGTGGAGGCCCCTGAGGTCGGAGAAGGCGTAAGGCATGATCTGGCTGATGGTGTTGCGCGACAGCGTCAGGTGGATCAGCTGCGTCATGTTGGCGAAGTCGCGCCGGCGCAGCGTGGTGATGAAGTTGTCCATCAGGCGCAGCTCGGCCGTGCGCCGGTCGATGCCGGACGGCACGAAGAGGAGGCCGGTCTTGGTGCACAGGATGGTGAAGGAGGGCGAGAGGTTCTGGCACGAGCAGCGCTtggggcaaggaggaggaggagga
This window of the Aphelocoma coerulescens isolate FSJ_1873_10779 chromosome 34, UR_Acoe_1.0, whole genome shotgun sequence genome carries:
- the LOC138100452 gene encoding leucine-rich repeat and fibronectin type III domain-containing protein 1-like protein; this encodes MENLLLPLLIFTTTAATTSSPPPPPPPPCPKRCSCQNLSPSFTILCTKTGLLFVPSGIDRRTAELRLMDNFITTLRRRDFANMTQLIHLTLSRNTISQIMPYAFSDLRGLHALHLDSNRLTSIGEEHFKGLVNLRHLILSNNQLSFISPRSLDDFLETIEDLDLSYNNLVDVPWATVAKLSNVNTVSLDHNLIEFVPEGIFSNLHKLARLDMTSNKLKKIPPDPLFSRIPVYAKSKGSPLSSLVLSFGGNPLHCNCELVWLRRLTREDDLETCASPPELMGKYFWSIREEEFVCEPPMITHRTPKLVAAAGQSASLKCKAVGDPDPYVRWIAPDGKLVANTSRTVSYENGTLDILEAAPGDQGTFTCIASNAAGESTAPVEFRVTPDANGTECEEEEGGKKGTAGPEPSDILISAKSSFSNDSKLEKGDRGGVVVAEVTATSALIRWPPQEQLEGLRMYQIQYNSSGDEILVYRMIPAPSASFSLSDLAPGRDYELCVLAVFSDARTSLPATRPLGCSRFSTRPESRPCRSLQAQFLGGTMIIVIGGIIVASVLVFIFILLMKYKIHNHHPKSKGKSNVCSQTNGSQSGSVGRSGSKLGERRGSWSLEGSGGLGEKGEGVEVGS